The Saccharopolyspora gloriosae genome has a segment encoding these proteins:
- a CDS encoding ABC transporter permease, whose protein sequence is MTTFLRKRIGSSAIPLLVVVLGVFCLARLTGSPVDLYLPLSATAEQRAEFAAEHGFDQPILVQLWDYVLGALRLDFGESLRTGQTAGEMVLAAFPATLQLAAVTMLIAIAGAVLIGSLAAYRPNSPADRTASFLSMTAASIPDFWFAIMGVLVFGVSLALLPTSGVDGGAEVWVLPIATLLIRPFGVLVQVVRGAMVAALSAPYVKLARSKGASEKRVVFGHALRNATVPALTVAGDLTIGLINGAVVVETIFGWPGIGKLMIDSILQRDFAVLQAAVLLTAVTIFALNILIDVCYALLDPRVRQTAPA, encoded by the coding sequence ATGACGACCTTCCTGCGCAAACGCATCGGCTCCAGCGCGATCCCGCTGTTGGTGGTGGTGCTGGGCGTGTTCTGCCTGGCCCGGCTCACCGGCAGCCCCGTGGACCTGTACCTGCCGTTGAGCGCCACCGCCGAGCAGCGCGCCGAGTTCGCCGCCGAGCACGGCTTCGACCAGCCGATCCTGGTGCAGCTGTGGGACTACGTGCTGGGCGCGCTGCGGCTGGACTTCGGCGAATCCCTGCGCACCGGGCAGACCGCCGGCGAAATGGTGCTCGCCGCGTTCCCCGCCACCTTGCAGCTCGCCGCCGTCACCATGCTCATCGCGATCGCGGGGGCGGTGCTGATCGGCAGCCTCGCCGCATACCGGCCGAACTCGCCCGCCGACCGGACGGCGAGCTTCCTGTCGATGACCGCCGCCAGCATCCCGGACTTCTGGTTCGCGATCATGGGCGTGCTGGTGTTCGGGGTGAGCCTGGCGCTGCTGCCGACCTCCGGTGTCGACGGTGGCGCCGAAGTGTGGGTGCTGCCCATCGCGACGCTGCTGATCCGGCCGTTCGGCGTGCTGGTGCAGGTGGTGCGCGGCGCGATGGTGGCGGCGCTGTCCGCGCCCTATGTGAAGCTGGCGCGCAGCAAGGGAGCGAGCGAGAAGCGGGTGGTTTTCGGGCACGCGTTGCGCAACGCGACGGTGCCCGCGCTGACCGTCGCGGGCGACCTGACGATCGGGCTGATCAACGGCGCCGTCGTGGTGGAGACCATCTTCGGCTGGCCCGGCATCGGCAAGTTGATGATCGACTCGATCCTGCAGCGCGACTTCGCCGTGCTGCAGGCGGCCGTGCTGCTGACCGCCGTGACGATCTTCGCGCTGAACATCCTCATCGACGTCTGCTACGCGCTGCTGGATCCGCGCGTGCGCCAGACCGCCCCGGCCTGA
- a CDS encoding ABC transporter substrate-binding protein: protein MMSSVPAGSRPRPRHGPLRKFLRHAVVLTTAAATLSGCAVANSDSTGDAGAADGSTLRIVLTQEPPTLEPCESSLTSTGVVVRSNISEPLIERDPSSGELRPLLSTGWRRTSPTTWTFDTRSGVRFHDGRPFTAEDAAFSIDRAVNSDLACNVDGYVFEGRELSVRADDANRLTVTTAEPDPILPLRLSFVEIVPRGTSTEAKVREPVGTGPYSIADWQTGVSISLHRNDDYWGDRPAFPAVRYVWRGESSVRAAMITKGEADIAAGLDPEDADQDDSVAYPNNETTALRLNGREAPLDDIRVRRAIGLAIDRQGITDALLDGLAQPAAQLVPEGVVGFNPAMIAPPPDPETARRLVAEAAADGVPVDRQITLIARNAQFPRVSETAEALQYQLDRIGLRVRIQMADTAEHLQYQLRPMPVDAGPVALLIMHGNQAGDAAFTTSQYLLSEGPQSYFGDPELDRRTARADGLSGRARQDAFAAIFAAERDAVAQYAYLAHMRGLLGIAKTVRYEPNSATGDELRLAAVTPADGQVR from the coding sequence ATGATGTCTTCCGTACCCGCCGGATCACGACCCCGCCCCAGGCACGGCCCCCTCCGGAAGTTCCTGCGCCACGCCGTCGTGCTCACCACCGCCGCGGCGACGCTGTCGGGCTGCGCGGTGGCCAACAGCGACTCCACCGGAGACGCGGGCGCCGCCGACGGCTCCACGCTGCGCATCGTGCTCACGCAGGAACCGCCGACGCTCGAACCGTGCGAATCCTCGCTGACCTCCACGGGTGTTGTGGTGCGCTCCAACATCAGCGAACCGCTGATCGAACGCGACCCGTCCTCCGGCGAGCTGCGGCCGCTGCTGTCGACCGGCTGGCGCCGGACCTCCCCCACCACGTGGACGTTCGACACCCGCTCCGGAGTGCGGTTCCACGACGGGCGGCCGTTCACCGCCGAGGATGCGGCGTTCTCCATCGACCGCGCCGTGAACTCCGACCTCGCGTGCAACGTGGACGGTTACGTCTTCGAAGGCCGAGAGCTCAGCGTGCGGGCCGACGACGCGAACCGCCTCACCGTCACCACCGCCGAACCGGACCCGATCCTGCCGCTGCGGCTGAGCTTCGTGGAGATCGTGCCGCGCGGCACCAGCACCGAGGCGAAGGTGCGCGAACCCGTCGGCACCGGCCCCTACTCGATCGCCGACTGGCAGACCGGAGTCTCCATCTCCTTGCACCGCAACGATGACTACTGGGGAGACCGGCCCGCGTTCCCCGCCGTGCGCTACGTGTGGCGCGGCGAGTCGAGCGTGCGCGCCGCGATGATCACGAAGGGGGAGGCGGACATCGCCGCCGGCCTCGACCCGGAGGACGCGGATCAGGACGATTCCGTGGCCTACCCGAACAACGAGACCACCGCGCTGCGCCTCAACGGGCGGGAGGCGCCGCTCGACGACATCCGGGTGCGCAGGGCGATCGGCCTGGCCATCGACCGGCAGGGCATCACCGACGCGCTGCTCGACGGACTCGCCCAGCCCGCCGCGCAACTCGTGCCCGAAGGCGTCGTCGGCTTCAACCCGGCGATGATCGCGCCGCCACCCGATCCGGAGACCGCGCGCCGCCTGGTCGCCGAAGCAGCCGCCGACGGCGTCCCGGTGGACCGGCAGATCACGCTCATCGCCCGCAACGCCCAGTTCCCCAGGGTTTCCGAAACCGCCGAAGCACTGCAGTACCAGCTGGACCGGATCGGCTTGCGGGTGCGGATCCAGATGGCCGACACCGCCGAACACCTCCAGTACCAGCTGCGGCCGATGCCGGTGGACGCCGGACCGGTGGCACTGCTGATCATGCACGGCAACCAGGCCGGGGACGCGGCGTTCACCACCAGTCAATACCTGCTCAGCGAGGGGCCGCAGTCCTACTTCGGCGACCCCGAGCTCGACCGGCGCACCGCCCGCGCCGACGGCCTGTCCGGCCGGGCGCGCCAGGACGCGTTCGCCGCGATCTTCGCCGCCGAGCGGGACGCGGTCGCGCAATACGCCTACCTCGCGCACATGCGCGGCCTGCTGGGCATCGCGAAAACCGTGCGCTACGAACCGAATTCCGCCACCGGTGACGAACTTCGGCTCGCCGCCGTCACCCCGGCCGACGGGCAGGTCCGCTGA